Proteins encoded together in one Kutzneria kofuensis window:
- a CDS encoding COX15/CtaA family protein, with protein MSTPSLLSRVPSPSRAVQRLIAGAAVVGQAGIAVTGAVVRVTESGLGCTTWPQCQPGSLVPVADPVGGQVHQWIEFGNRLLGGGLGVVSALCVLMALFARPRRRRVIVLALMMPLGVVAQAVIGGITVLTGLQWWSVAPHFLASMPLIWLAVLLFRAVGEGDEPARPLLPRPLLALQLAQAISVGVILIAGTLVTAAGPHAGDIRTPRLDVPVSTLAQLHADLVFLLIGSLFALGFGMRIKDATAVQWRRYWTLVGVVLAQALIGLVQYWTGVPDVLVLVHVLGATLVLIAGASLWTASRDRGPEPRQPEQLTTPTRELASHA; from the coding sequence GTGTCAACCCCCTCGCTGCTGTCCCGCGTCCCGTCCCCCAGCCGCGCCGTGCAGCGCCTCATCGCCGGGGCCGCGGTCGTCGGACAGGCCGGCATCGCCGTCACCGGGGCGGTCGTGCGGGTCACCGAGTCCGGGCTGGGCTGCACCACGTGGCCGCAGTGCCAGCCGGGCAGTCTCGTGCCCGTGGCCGACCCCGTCGGCGGGCAGGTGCACCAGTGGATCGAGTTCGGCAACCGCCTGCTCGGCGGCGGCCTCGGCGTGGTGTCCGCGCTGTGCGTGCTGATGGCGCTGTTCGCCCGGCCCCGTCGCCGCCGGGTCATCGTGCTCGCACTCATGATGCCGCTGGGTGTCGTGGCACAGGCCGTGATCGGCGGCATCACCGTCCTCACCGGACTGCAGTGGTGGAGCGTCGCCCCGCACTTCCTGGCGTCCATGCCGTTGATCTGGTTGGCCGTGCTGCTGTTCCGCGCCGTCGGCGAGGGCGACGAGCCCGCCCGGCCGCTGCTCCCCCGCCCGCTGCTGGCGCTCCAGCTCGCCCAGGCCATTTCCGTCGGCGTGATCCTCATCGCCGGCACCCTCGTCACCGCCGCCGGCCCGCACGCCGGCGACATCCGCACTCCTCGGCTCGACGTTCCCGTGTCGACGCTGGCCCAGCTGCACGCCGACCTCGTGTTCCTGCTGATCGGCTCGCTGTTCGCCTTGGGCTTCGGCATGCGGATCAAGGACGCGACGGCCGTGCAGTGGCGCCGCTACTGGACGCTGGTCGGCGTGGTCCTGGCGCAGGCGCTGATCGGGTTGGTGCAGTACTGGACCGGCGTTCCCGACGTGTTGGTGCTGGTCCACGTGCTCGGCGCCACCCTGGTGCTCATCGCCGGCGCCTCCCTGTGGACCGCCAGCCGCGACCGCGGCCCGGAGCCTCGGCAGCCCGAACAGCTCACGACCCCCACCCGAGAACTCGCGAGTCACGCCTAG
- a CDS encoding GbsR/MarR family transcriptional regulator, with protein sequence MATQSQLSAWIERMAAHFVPEGIPLIGGRILAYLLVCDPVERTAAELSEELEASSGSISTNVRLLMNLGVVTKTTRRGRQAAEYKLNEQGWNDMIDRRLRALAGTRELTAAGLRLLSGDPQRAQRLRNIDEMYGWLADELPAVWQRRPAPPKN encoded by the coding sequence GTGGCGACGCAGAGCCAGCTGTCGGCGTGGATCGAACGGATGGCGGCGCACTTCGTGCCGGAGGGCATTCCGCTCATCGGCGGCCGGATCCTGGCCTACCTGCTGGTGTGCGACCCGGTCGAGCGCACCGCCGCCGAGCTGTCCGAGGAGCTGGAGGCCAGCAGCGGCTCCATCAGCACCAACGTCCGCCTGCTGATGAACCTCGGCGTCGTCACCAAGACCACCCGGCGGGGGCGGCAGGCCGCCGAGTACAAGCTCAACGAGCAGGGCTGGAACGACATGATCGACCGCCGGCTGCGGGCCCTGGCCGGCACCCGCGAGCTCACCGCCGCCGGCCTGCGCCTGCTCAGCGGCGACCCGCAGCGGGCCCAGCGCCTGCGCAACATCGACGAGATGTACGGCTGGCTGGCCGACGAGCTGCCGGCCGTCTGGCAACGCCGCCCCGCCCCGCCGAAGAACTAG
- a CDS encoding DHA2 family efflux MFS transporter permease subunit translates to MPQLSQKIVVPVVYVAAVFMSILDSTVVNVTLPVIARRFDVQPEQGHAVVIGYLLSLAVFMPASGWLADRFGVKRVFLTALALFVVASGLCGLARSLPELVGFRIVQGAGGGLVVPVGMAMVLRAFPPIERPRATRLMNLATIIAPASGPVLGGLLTVQLSWRYVFLVNVPIGVLAFLFGLLFLTQKSDAVVRRFDVTGFLLSGCGFGAAVYALSEGPDRGWTQPDVIATGVLGFGLLIALVRVELRAAGPLLNLRLLGNRPFRTNSSLTVLTSASFLGILYLMPQFLQTVRGFDPLESGLTTFPEAVGVVITLQIIARVYPRIGPRRLQLTGLVALAVIVGCMALIGLDTPRWQIVVLMFLSGVSMGFVFMPTQTAAFASMPAEELGQASALYNVGRQLGSAAGVAGLSTVVAALGSDGDGPGLVAYRAGFFTAATVALLAAAVALTTRDADAAPTMKPRERVADRG, encoded by the coding sequence GTGCCGCAGCTGAGTCAGAAGATCGTCGTGCCCGTGGTCTACGTCGCCGCGGTGTTCATGTCGATCCTGGACAGCACGGTCGTCAACGTGACGCTGCCGGTGATCGCCCGGCGGTTCGACGTGCAGCCGGAGCAGGGCCACGCCGTGGTCATCGGCTATCTGCTCAGCCTGGCCGTCTTCATGCCGGCGTCGGGCTGGCTGGCCGACCGGTTCGGCGTGAAGCGCGTGTTCCTCACGGCGTTGGCTCTGTTCGTGGTGGCGTCCGGGCTGTGCGGGCTGGCGCGGAGCCTGCCGGAGCTGGTGGGCTTCCGGATCGTGCAGGGCGCGGGCGGCGGACTGGTGGTGCCGGTGGGCATGGCGATGGTGCTGCGCGCGTTCCCGCCGATCGAGCGGCCGAGGGCCACCCGGCTGATGAACCTCGCCACGATCATCGCCCCGGCGTCCGGCCCGGTGCTCGGCGGTCTGCTCACCGTCCAGCTGTCCTGGCGGTACGTGTTCCTGGTCAACGTCCCGATCGGGGTGCTGGCGTTCCTGTTCGGGCTGCTGTTCCTGACACAGAAGTCGGACGCCGTGGTGCGGCGCTTCGACGTGACGGGATTCCTGTTGTCGGGCTGCGGTTTCGGCGCGGCCGTGTACGCGCTGAGCGAGGGCCCGGACCGCGGATGGACGCAGCCGGACGTGATCGCCACCGGCGTGCTGGGCTTCGGGTTGCTGATCGCGCTCGTACGAGTGGAGCTGCGTGCCGCCGGGCCGCTGCTGAACCTGCGGCTGCTGGGCAACCGGCCGTTCCGCACCAATTCCTCGCTGACGGTCCTGACCTCGGCGTCGTTTCTCGGCATTCTCTATCTGATGCCGCAGTTCCTGCAGACGGTCCGAGGTTTCGACCCGCTGGAGTCGGGCCTGACGACGTTTCCCGAGGCGGTCGGCGTCGTGATCACCCTGCAGATCATCGCCCGGGTCTATCCGCGGATCGGCCCGCGCCGGCTGCAGCTGACCGGCCTCGTCGCCTTGGCCGTGATCGTCGGCTGCATGGCGCTGATCGGCCTCGACACGCCGCGCTGGCAGATCGTGGTGCTGATGTTCCTGTCCGGCGTGAGCATGGGGTTTGTCTTCATGCCGACGCAGACCGCCGCGTTCGCCAGCATGCCGGCCGAGGAGCTGGGGCAGGCGTCCGCGTTGTACAACGTCGGCCGGCAGCTCGGATCCGCCGCCGGGGTGGCGGGGCTGAGCACCGTCGTCGCCGCACTCGGCTCCGACGGCGACGGTCCCGGCCTGGTCGCCTACCGTGCCGGCTTCTTCACCGCTGCCACCGTCGCCCTGCTCGCGGCGGCCGTCGCCTTGACCACGCGGGACGCCGACGCCGCCCCCACCATGAAGCCGCGTGAGCGTGTCGCCGACCGCGGTTAG
- a CDS encoding PaaI family thioesterase, with amino-acid sequence MSEQERVRASFDRQGLMAHLGARLGHVGPGVVHILLPARPEVTQQHGYFHAGATSAIADSAGGYAAYTLFPEGTSVLTVEFKINLLAPAVGEHLEAVGTVLKPGRTLTVCRLDVFAVQGEQRTLVAAGQQTLIQVAARPER; translated from the coding sequence GTGAGTGAGCAGGAACGCGTCCGGGCCAGCTTCGACCGCCAGGGGCTGATGGCCCATCTCGGCGCGCGCCTGGGTCATGTCGGCCCTGGTGTGGTGCACATCCTGCTGCCGGCCCGCCCCGAGGTGACCCAACAGCACGGCTACTTCCACGCCGGCGCCACCAGTGCCATCGCCGACAGCGCCGGCGGTTACGCGGCGTACACCCTGTTTCCCGAGGGCACCTCGGTGCTCACCGTGGAGTTCAAGATCAACCTGCTCGCGCCGGCCGTCGGAGAACACCTGGAGGCCGTCGGCACGGTGCTCAAACCCGGCCGCACGCTCACCGTGTGTCGCCTGGACGTCTTCGCCGTCCAGGGCGAGCAGCGGACGCTGGTCGCCGCCGGCCAGCAGACCCTCATCCAGGTCGCCGCCAGGCCCGAACGCTGA
- a CDS encoding pyridoxamine 5'-phosphate oxidase family protein: MRETPEELAELQALLDASLARSTSHLRSIITTERTLTAEQLTQALTGMCTLALSTVTAKGEPRVSGVDGHFLHGRWHFGTARTAAKARHLAARPAASVAHMRGEDLGVFTHGTVEVLNPHGGTPAAGWPELLAYVKDCYGADAFDWDNDVFYYRLQPRWMTVYASGITSRS, encoded by the coding sequence ATGCGCGAAACACCGGAAGAGCTGGCCGAGCTTCAAGCCCTCCTCGACGCCTCGCTCGCCCGCTCCACCTCTCACCTCCGCTCCATCATCACCACCGAGCGCACCCTCACCGCAGAACAGCTCACGCAGGCCCTCACCGGCATGTGCACCCTCGCGTTGTCCACCGTGACGGCAAAGGGCGAGCCACGGGTCAGCGGCGTGGACGGGCACTTCCTCCATGGCCGGTGGCACTTCGGCACGGCACGCACCGCCGCCAAGGCCCGTCACCTCGCCGCCCGGCCCGCCGCCAGCGTCGCGCACATGCGCGGCGAGGATCTCGGCGTGTTCACGCACGGCACCGTGGAGGTCCTCAACCCTCACGGCGGCACGCCGGCCGCGGGCTGGCCGGAGCTGCTCGCGTACGTCAAGGACTGCTACGGCGCAGACGCCTTCGACTGGGACAACGACGTCTTCTACTACCGGCTGCAGCCACGCTGGATGACGGTGTACGCCTCCGGCATCACCTCCCGATCCTGA
- a CDS encoding FAD-dependent monooxygenase, translating into MTVVGAGPVGLVLAAELALAGATVQVLERLTEPAAAMKAMGINVPTAEALDRRGLLPAAEQVQRETLERMGSFGRPGDSRFTGHFAGMVLDADLVDWADPDLAAHDAVAGARMVPQRELEALLADHVARLGVPVHRGVEVTALDDTGDGVLVGTTAGAVRTGWLVGCDGGHSAVRRLAGIEFPGTDPEFTGYLAVADIADPEKLADGWTWTPQGAYRYGPQPGRVVTVEFDGGPADRSAPVTLAELQASLRRISGIDVTLTALRGTATRWSDNARQAATYRSGRVLLAGDAAHVHSPFGGQGLNLGVGDAMNLGWKLGAVVAGWAPEGLLDTYDAERRPLGAWVLDWTRAQVGVLRGDAKSAALRQVVADLLSTRDGTTYAVKQLSGVTQRIDLPGGHPLVGRHVPDLWLADGSRLADHGHAGGFLLLDRTPDRAFTRLAAPWTGRVTSVPDDFATPAGVLVRPDGVVAWASDSSDADGLEAALQHWAGVVAVRIGR; encoded by the coding sequence GTGACCGTGGTCGGAGCCGGGCCGGTGGGGCTCGTGCTCGCCGCGGAGCTGGCGCTCGCCGGCGCGACGGTGCAGGTGCTGGAGCGGCTGACCGAGCCGGCGGCGGCGATGAAGGCGATGGGTATCAACGTGCCGACGGCCGAGGCGCTCGACCGCCGCGGCCTGCTGCCCGCCGCCGAACAGGTGCAGCGGGAGACGCTGGAACGGATGGGGTCGTTCGGTCGCCCGGGGGATTCGCGGTTCACCGGGCATTTCGCGGGGATGGTCCTCGACGCCGACCTCGTGGACTGGGCCGATCCCGACCTCGCCGCGCATGACGCGGTCGCCGGGGCGCGGATGGTGCCGCAGCGTGAGCTGGAGGCGCTGCTGGCCGACCACGTCGCGCGGCTCGGCGTGCCGGTGCACCGTGGGGTCGAGGTCACCGCGCTCGACGACACCGGCGACGGCGTGCTCGTCGGCACCACTGCCGGCGCGGTGCGCACCGGGTGGCTGGTCGGCTGCGACGGCGGGCACAGCGCCGTGCGCCGGCTCGCCGGCATCGAGTTTCCCGGCACCGACCCCGAATTCACCGGATACCTGGCGGTCGCCGACATCGCCGACCCGGAGAAGCTCGCGGACGGATGGACGTGGACGCCCCAGGGGGCGTACCGCTACGGGCCGCAGCCCGGGCGGGTGGTCACCGTGGAGTTCGACGGCGGTCCCGCCGACCGCTCCGCGCCGGTCACCCTGGCGGAGTTGCAGGCCAGCCTGCGCCGGATCTCCGGCATCGACGTCACCCTGACCGCGCTGCGCGGCACCGCGACCCGGTGGTCCGACAACGCCCGCCAGGCCGCCACCTACCGGTCGGGGCGGGTGCTACTGGCCGGCGACGCCGCGCACGTGCACTCGCCGTTCGGCGGCCAGGGGCTCAACCTCGGCGTCGGCGACGCGATGAACCTGGGGTGGAAGCTCGGCGCCGTGGTCGCCGGCTGGGCGCCCGAGGGGCTGCTCGACACCTACGACGCCGAGCGTCGTCCCCTCGGCGCCTGGGTTCTGGACTGGACGCGGGCCCAGGTCGGGGTGCTGCGCGGCGACGCCAAGTCCGCCGCGCTCCGGCAGGTCGTCGCCGACCTGCTGAGCACCCGGGACGGCACCACCTACGCCGTCAAGCAGCTCTCCGGCGTCACCCAGCGCATCGACCTGCCCGGCGGCCATCCCCTGGTCGGCCGGCACGTCCCCGACCTGTGGCTGGCCGACGGCTCCCGGCTGGCCGACCACGGTCACGCCGGCGGATTCCTCCTGCTCGACCGCACCCCGGACCGCGCCTTCACCCGCCTCGCCGCGCCCTGGACCGGGCGGGTCACCAGCGTGCCCGACGACTTCGCGACGCCGGCCGGCGTGTTGGTACGCCCGGACGGCGTGGTCGCCTGGGCGTCCGACAGCAGCGACGCCGACGGCCTCGAAGCCGCCCTGCAGCACTGGGCCGGCGTCGTCGCCGTCAGGATCGGGAGGTGA
- a CDS encoding TetR/AcrR family transcriptional regulator, with product MDPRERRATRHQLPNPDVTIVPRRRRKTVFTVEQVVDTALGVVATEGYEALTMRRLAGELDTGPASLYAHVVNKADLDELLIGRLCAELVLPEPDPAAWREQIRGVCVQMRDQYLKYPGISRAALAMVPTDLEIVRVNEGMLAILLAGGVAPQAAAWAIDALLLYVAAYCLEASIARQRAADDDVAWVLDRDELLRRFAALPTETFPHTTRHAAELTAGEGHDRFDFTLGLMIDGLGRR from the coding sequence GTGGACCCGAGAGAGCGACGCGCGACCCGCCACCAGCTGCCGAATCCCGACGTCACGATCGTTCCCAGGCGCCGGCGCAAGACCGTGTTCACGGTCGAGCAGGTCGTCGACACCGCGCTGGGCGTCGTCGCCACCGAGGGCTACGAGGCGCTGACCATGCGCCGGCTGGCCGGCGAGCTCGACACCGGACCCGCCTCGCTCTACGCCCACGTCGTCAACAAGGCGGACCTCGACGAGCTGCTGATCGGGCGGCTGTGCGCCGAGCTCGTGCTGCCCGAGCCCGATCCCGCGGCCTGGCGGGAGCAGATCCGTGGCGTGTGCGTCCAGATGCGCGACCAGTACCTCAAGTACCCGGGGATCTCCCGCGCCGCGCTCGCCATGGTCCCCACCGACCTGGAGATCGTGCGGGTCAACGAGGGAATGCTGGCGATCCTGCTCGCCGGCGGCGTCGCGCCGCAGGCCGCCGCGTGGGCCATCGACGCGCTCCTGCTGTACGTGGCCGCCTACTGCCTGGAGGCGTCGATCGCACGCCAGCGAGCGGCCGACGACGACGTCGCCTGGGTGCTCGACCGCGACGAACTGCTGCGCCGATTCGCCGCCCTGCCAACGGAAACCTTCCCCCACACCACCCGGCACGCCGCCGAGCTCACCGCCGGCGAGGGCCACGACCGGTTCGACTTCACCCTCGGCTTGATGATCGACGGCCTGGGCCGCCGCTAG
- a CDS encoding GNAT family N-acetyltransferase yields MLKIDLVTESDRVDWETLSRGHHAHFDADHPDDSYDRAWRRVLDADPVRAVLARLDGKAVGVANYLFHASIWYVGKCYLADLFVLPELRRQGIATAVIEWIARDAKDHGFPGLYWNTLEDAPARALYDKVAVHREGLVTYGYRRSVR; encoded by the coding sequence GTGCTGAAGATCGACCTCGTCACCGAATCCGACCGCGTCGACTGGGAAACGCTGTCCCGCGGCCATCACGCGCACTTCGATGCCGACCATCCCGACGACAGCTACGACCGAGCCTGGCGCCGCGTGCTCGACGCCGACCCGGTGCGCGCCGTCCTCGCCCGGCTCGACGGCAAGGCCGTCGGCGTCGCGAACTACCTGTTCCACGCCAGCATCTGGTACGTCGGAAAGTGTTATCTGGCCGACCTGTTCGTGCTGCCGGAGCTCCGGCGGCAGGGCATCGCGACGGCGGTGATCGAGTGGATTGCCCGGGACGCCAAGGACCACGGGTTCCCCGGCCTGTACTGGAACACCCTGGAGGACGCCCCGGCTCGCGCGCTGTACGACAAGGTGGCCGTGCACCGGGAGGGACTCGTCACGTACGGCTACCGACGCTCGGTCAGGTGA
- a CDS encoding GntR family transcriptional regulator yields MIISLDLSSDVPIYQQLRDRIVEGIAAGTLPDGESLPSTRQLAADFGINFHTVNKAYDLLRQQGFVRLNRKTGAVVGATASDEAFVADWTARARTLLAEAVAKGVHADEVLATCRAVLAGFDNQQGDESS; encoded by the coding sequence GTGATCATCAGCCTCGACCTGTCCAGCGACGTGCCGATCTACCAGCAGCTGCGGGACCGCATCGTGGAGGGCATCGCGGCCGGCACGCTGCCGGACGGGGAGTCGCTGCCATCCACCCGACAGCTCGCGGCGGACTTCGGCATCAACTTCCACACGGTGAACAAGGCGTACGACCTGTTGAGGCAGCAGGGATTCGTGCGACTGAACCGGAAGACCGGCGCGGTGGTCGGCGCCACGGCGTCGGACGAGGCGTTCGTGGCCGACTGGACCGCGCGGGCACGCACGCTGCTCGCGGAGGCGGTGGCCAAGGGGGTGCACGCGGACGAGGTGCTGGCGACGTGCCGGGCCGTGCTCGCGGGCTTCGACAACCAACAAGGGGATGAGTCATCGTGA
- a CDS encoding DUF1648 domain-containing protein: MTTTGVVVHLVLTALLLYLAWLTPSLSARTVRFGVRVPDDRVDDPVVQRETTRFRTALLISGVIIAAAGLGLIFTAGVALVPAPVLAQVIVWYLLYFRANRAITAAKQDQNWYAGKRQGVTADTSLRSDPPRFPWAWLLLPILVVAVSAVLGIIRYPDLPDPMPVHFDAAGNANRYAPKSVGSVFTVVFLQAGLTLVLGAIGVLVFRGPADVDPSRPAASVRAHREFVARLGRGFIVFATLLDLGLLATDWAMWSGAPQVGVLLPLTLGPVLVGIAMLVIIVVQRNRDPEPDEHTGLSHRDDDSNWIGGVLYRNPNDPSWFVQRRFGFGWTVNIGNRVALVTCAGLTVVVLALGLLMPLILR; this comes from the coding sequence GTGACCACGACCGGTGTTGTGGTGCATCTGGTGTTGACGGCGCTGCTGCTCTACCTGGCCTGGCTCACGCCGTCGCTGTCGGCCCGGACGGTGCGCTTCGGCGTCCGCGTGCCCGACGACCGCGTCGACGACCCTGTGGTGCAGCGGGAAACCACCCGGTTCCGCACGGCCCTGCTGATCTCGGGAGTGATCATCGCGGCGGCGGGCCTCGGGCTGATCTTCACGGCCGGCGTGGCACTGGTGCCGGCGCCGGTGCTGGCCCAGGTCATCGTCTGGTACCTGCTGTACTTCCGGGCCAACCGCGCGATCACCGCGGCCAAACAGGACCAGAACTGGTACGCGGGCAAGCGGCAGGGCGTCACCGCGGACACCTCCCTGCGCAGCGACCCGCCGCGGTTCCCGTGGGCCTGGCTGCTGCTGCCGATCCTCGTCGTCGCGGTGAGCGCGGTGCTCGGCATCATCCGCTACCCCGACCTGCCGGACCCGATGCCGGTGCACTTCGACGCCGCCGGCAACGCCAACCGGTACGCGCCGAAGTCGGTCGGCAGCGTGTTCACGGTCGTGTTCCTGCAGGCCGGGCTGACGCTGGTGCTGGGCGCGATCGGCGTGCTGGTCTTCCGCGGCCCCGCCGACGTCGATCCCTCGCGGCCGGCCGCCTCGGTGCGGGCCCACCGGGAGTTCGTCGCCCGCCTGGGCCGGGGATTCATCGTCTTCGCCACGCTGCTCGACCTCGGGCTGCTCGCCACCGACTGGGCGATGTGGAGCGGCGCCCCGCAGGTTGGCGTGCTGCTGCCGCTGACCCTCGGGCCCGTCCTCGTCGGCATCGCGATGCTGGTGATCATCGTGGTGCAACGCAACCGGGATCCCGAACCCGACGAGCACACCGGACTGTCCCATCGGGACGACGACAGCAACTGGATCGGCGGCGTCCTCTACCGCAATCCGAACGATCCGTCCTGGTTCGTGCAGCGCCGCTTCGGGTTCGGGTGGACGGTCAACATCGGCAACCGTGTCGCACTGGTCACCTGCGCCGGCCTGACCGTCGTGGTCCTCGCACTCGGCCTGCTCATGCCGCTGATTCTTCGCTGA
- a CDS encoding alpha/beta hydrolase, with the protein MHSLVVAALVAATVTPANAVPAVDREITFQSDGVTAYGTLHVPAHRRGDRLAAALLLPGSGPTDRNGNQASIHPDTLALLADALGQDGIITFRFDKYGSGPSHTLPPAGTDYSVFIRQADAAYATLREQPETNPFAMLVVGHSEGGMNAMLVDTSVWPRPAGLALLAPQDGRILDMIAMQVGAQLDAALPPDQAAAQKDLIAAWISDYRAGRPVSTAGMLPSIASLFQVLQAQGDFLRTDDAIYPPDVAREVPAGTRILVTCGTADANVPCDTTPPLLRALRGEHLATLDGIDHFLHPAGSPVDDQPLAPAALAALRQWTRPWTSH; encoded by the coding sequence ATGCACAGCCTCGTCGTCGCGGCCCTGGTCGCCGCGACCGTCACGCCCGCCAACGCCGTTCCGGCCGTGGACCGGGAGATCACGTTCCAGTCCGACGGCGTCACCGCGTACGGCACGCTGCACGTGCCCGCGCACCGGCGCGGCGACCGCCTCGCGGCCGCCCTGCTGTTACCCGGCAGCGGCCCGACCGATCGGAACGGTAACCAGGCCAGCATCCACCCCGACACCCTGGCGCTGCTCGCCGACGCCCTGGGGCAGGACGGCATCATCACGTTCCGGTTCGACAAGTACGGCAGCGGTCCCAGCCACACGCTGCCGCCGGCCGGCACCGACTACAGCGTTTTCATCCGCCAGGCCGACGCCGCGTACGCGACCCTGCGCGAGCAGCCCGAGACGAACCCGTTCGCGATGCTCGTGGTCGGCCACAGCGAGGGCGGCATGAACGCCATGCTCGTCGACACGTCCGTGTGGCCGCGGCCGGCCGGGCTGGCGCTGCTGGCCCCGCAGGACGGCCGGATCCTCGACATGATCGCCATGCAGGTCGGCGCGCAGCTCGACGCCGCGCTGCCGCCGGATCAGGCCGCCGCCCAGAAGGACCTGATCGCCGCCTGGATCTCCGACTACCGGGCCGGCCGGCCCGTCAGCACGGCCGGCATGCTGCCGTCGATCGCGTCGCTGTTCCAGGTTCTGCAGGCCCAGGGCGACTTTCTGCGTACCGACGACGCCATCTACCCGCCGGACGTCGCCCGCGAGGTGCCGGCCGGCACGAGGATCCTGGTGACGTGCGGGACCGCCGACGCCAACGTGCCGTGCGACACCACTCCCCCGCTGCTGCGGGCATTGCGTGGGGAGCACCTGGCCACCCTCGACGGGATCGACCACTTCCTGCACCCGGCCGGCAGCCCCGTCGACGACCAGCCGCTGGCCCCGGCCGCGCTCGCCGCGCTGCGCCAGTGGACCCGCCCCTGGACCTCACACTGA
- a CDS encoding DUF885 domain-containing protein, translated as MTLVTPFLDWYLSAHPMLATLLGQTEHEGTLDDFSEAGFLAKERTHAEWLAKFTEATPPTGFSDRIDHELVLSHLRRERAMADWPVWRRDPAPYVGFPLQGLFQTFLLRLRPEPELVGSALSRLADLPGVYAACRANLDPELASPLLVRRGLNQLRTTRGFLTQVLPAAVENEADRARVVEAGERAADAADELAAYLEDFANRATGDWRMGEKLYSTLLTEAEMLGYGASELHTRGQAAYAELDAEATALAGGDWRAAVRALQDDHAESMEELLATVADETERARQFLKDHDLVTFAEGEECRVVPSPSFLRPLYVVPFYMGPPAMTASRVGHHFVPYTPDDATPEQVEQRLRTNGRSVLPSIAVHEAYPGHHWHLSWLAGNPRPVRKVVRTSYFIEGWALYTERMMRQQGYFTTVGQELAHLDFRLFRAARIIVDTELHCGDMTVEQAEEFMTTKYTLTAGTAKGEVDRYCAWPTQAPSYLTGAMEIEAIRDEFVARGLGSLKSFHDRIAGSGMLPLGLARRVVLEQPGEQAGWR; from the coding sequence GTGACGCTCGTTACCCCCTTCCTCGACTGGTACCTGTCCGCGCACCCGATGCTCGCGACGCTCCTCGGCCAGACGGAGCACGAGGGCACGCTGGACGACTTCTCCGAGGCCGGCTTCCTGGCCAAGGAGCGGACGCACGCCGAGTGGCTGGCCAAGTTCACCGAGGCGACGCCGCCGACCGGGTTCAGCGACCGCATCGACCACGAGTTGGTGCTGTCCCACCTGCGCCGCGAGCGGGCGATGGCGGACTGGCCGGTGTGGCGCCGCGATCCCGCGCCGTACGTGGGCTTCCCGCTGCAGGGCCTGTTCCAGACGTTCCTGCTGCGGTTGCGCCCCGAGCCGGAGCTGGTCGGGTCGGCGCTGAGCCGGCTGGCCGACCTGCCCGGCGTGTACGCGGCGTGCCGCGCGAACCTGGATCCGGAGCTGGCTTCGCCGCTGCTGGTCCGCCGCGGCCTCAACCAGCTGCGCACGACCCGCGGCTTCCTCACGCAGGTGCTGCCGGCGGCCGTCGAGAACGAGGCCGACCGGGCTCGCGTCGTCGAAGCCGGCGAGCGGGCCGCGGACGCCGCCGACGAGCTCGCCGCGTACCTGGAGGACTTCGCGAACCGGGCGACCGGCGACTGGCGGATGGGCGAGAAGCTGTACTCGACGCTGCTGACGGAGGCCGAGATGCTCGGCTACGGGGCATCCGAGCTGCACACCCGCGGCCAGGCCGCCTACGCCGAGCTGGACGCCGAGGCCACCGCGCTGGCCGGCGGCGACTGGCGGGCGGCGGTGCGGGCGTTGCAGGACGACCACGCGGAGTCGATGGAGGAGCTGCTCGCCACCGTCGCCGACGAGACGGAGCGGGCCCGGCAGTTCCTCAAGGACCACGACCTGGTCACCTTCGCCGAGGGCGAGGAGTGCCGGGTCGTGCCGTCGCCGTCGTTCCTGCGACCGCTGTACGTGGTGCCGTTCTACATGGGCCCGCCCGCGATGACCGCGTCCCGGGTCGGCCACCACTTCGTGCCGTACACGCCGGACGACGCCACCCCCGAACAGGTGGAGCAGCGGCTGCGCACCAACGGGCGGTCCGTGCTGCCGAGCATCGCCGTGCACGAGGCGTACCCCGGCCACCACTGGCATCTCTCCTGGCTCGCCGGCAATCCGCGGCCGGTGCGCAAGGTGGTCCGCACCTCGTACTTCATCGAGGGCTGGGCCCTGTACACCGAGCGCATGATGCGGCAGCAGGGCTACTTCACCACCGTCGGCCAGGAGCTGGCGCACCTGGACTTCCGGCTGTTCCGGGCCGCGCGGATCATCGTGGACACCGAGCTGCACTGCGGCGACATGACCGTCGAGCAGGCCGAGGAGTTCATGACCACGAAGTACACGCTGACCGCCGGCACCGCCAAGGGCGAGGTCGACCGGTACTGCGCCTGGCCGACGCAGGCGCCGTCCTACCTGACCGGGGCGATGGAGATCGAGGCCATCCGGGACGAGTTCGTGGCCCGCGGGCTGGGCAGCCTCAAGTCGTTCCACGACCGGATCGCCGGCTCCGGCATGCTGCCGCTGGGGCTGGCCCGCCGAGTGGTGCTGGAACAACCCGGGGAGCAGGCTGGTTGGCGCTGA